A stretch of Pseudoclavibacter chungangensis DNA encodes these proteins:
- the pdxY gene encoding pyridoxal kinase PdxY, whose translation MNILSIQSHVSYGHVGNSAAVFPLQRLGHEVWPVHTVNFSNHTGYGEWRGQVIPASEVAAIITGLEERGALARVDAVLSGYQGGADIADVVLDAVARVKALNPAATYTCDPVMGNAKSGCFVDPAIPPILRERVVPAADLITPNQFELGFLTEREASTIESTLEAVDAARALGPRAVLVTSVERPDREPDTIEMLAADDEGAWIVRTPHLPLKANGSGDVTAALFTAHYRTTGSAAEALAATTSSVFDLLQATLDSGARELQLVEAQQAYAAPRLQFEVRRLR comes from the coding sequence GTGAACATCCTCTCCATCCAGTCGCACGTCTCCTACGGCCACGTCGGGAACTCCGCGGCCGTCTTCCCGCTGCAACGACTGGGGCACGAGGTGTGGCCGGTGCACACCGTCAACTTCTCGAACCACACCGGCTACGGCGAGTGGCGCGGACAGGTGATCCCCGCGAGCGAGGTCGCGGCCATCATCACGGGCCTCGAGGAGCGCGGCGCGCTCGCGCGCGTTGACGCGGTGCTGAGCGGCTACCAGGGCGGAGCGGACATCGCCGACGTCGTGCTCGACGCGGTCGCCCGCGTCAAGGCGCTCAACCCCGCCGCGACGTACACGTGCGACCCCGTCATGGGCAACGCGAAGTCGGGCTGCTTCGTCGACCCGGCGATCCCGCCGATCCTCCGTGAGCGGGTCGTGCCGGCGGCCGACCTCATCACGCCGAACCAGTTCGAGCTCGGCTTCCTGACCGAACGCGAGGCGTCGACGATCGAGTCGACGCTCGAGGCCGTCGACGCGGCCCGGGCGCTCGGGCCGCGCGCGGTGCTCGTGACGAGCGTCGAGCGACCGGACCGCGAGCCCGACACGATCGAGATGCTCGCGGCCGACGACGAGGGCGCCTGGATCGTCCGGACGCCGCACCTGCCGCTCAAGGCGAATGGCTCGGGCGACGTGACGGCGGCCCTGTTCACGGCCCACTACCGCACGACGGGTTCCGCCGCCGAGGCGCTCGCGGCGACGACGTCGAGCGTGTTCGACCTGCTGCAGGCGACGCTCGACTCGGGTGCGCGCGAGCTGCAGCTCGTCGAGGCGCAGCAGGCCTATGCGGCACCGCGCCTCCAGTTCGAGGTGCGCCGACTCCGCTGA
- a CDS encoding aldo/keto reductase: MTGTNTHTRDHATVELGDGLVVSPQGYGAMSLTDVYGPVSDDDALATLRHAVDAGAWFVDTANIYGEGRSERIISRLIDGRRDEIVLATKFGIVPGGRIGERSIRGDRAHVREQIDRSLQRLGTDHVDLYYQHRVDPEVPIEDTVGAVAELVAEGKVRHIGLSEPTGDELRRAVAVHPIAAVQSEWSIVSRDVEAHVLPAARELGVGFVPYSPLGRQWLTGAFDEAALGADDGRRKFPRFFPEALAANRPVLAEIVAIASEAGATPAQLALAWLDARGRELGVPVVSIPGSRSIAHVDENLSALDVRLGPDVLARLDPIASRITGGRSFDPAWVSRGRETAVDDTASPHA; the protein is encoded by the coding sequence GTGACCGGAACGAACACGCACACGCGCGACCACGCCACCGTCGAGCTCGGCGACGGGCTCGTCGTCTCGCCACAGGGCTACGGGGCGATGTCCCTCACCGACGTCTACGGCCCCGTCAGCGACGACGACGCGCTCGCCACGCTCCGGCACGCCGTCGACGCGGGGGCGTGGTTCGTCGACACGGCGAACATCTACGGCGAGGGGCGCAGCGAGCGCATCATCTCGCGACTCATCGACGGCCGGCGCGACGAGATCGTGCTCGCGACGAAGTTCGGCATCGTGCCGGGTGGGCGCATCGGCGAGCGGAGCATCCGCGGCGACCGGGCCCACGTCCGCGAGCAGATCGACCGCAGCCTGCAGCGCCTCGGAACCGACCACGTCGACCTCTACTACCAGCACCGGGTCGATCCCGAGGTGCCGATCGAGGACACGGTGGGGGCCGTCGCCGAGCTCGTCGCGGAGGGCAAGGTCCGGCACATCGGCCTGTCGGAGCCGACGGGCGACGAGCTCCGTCGCGCCGTCGCCGTCCACCCGATCGCGGCCGTGCAGAGCGAGTGGAGCATCGTGAGCCGGGACGTCGAGGCACACGTGCTGCCGGCGGCGCGCGAGCTCGGCGTCGGCTTCGTCCCCTACTCCCCCCTCGGCCGCCAGTGGCTCACGGGCGCGTTCGACGAGGCGGCGCTCGGCGCCGACGACGGTCGCCGCAAGTTCCCGCGCTTCTTCCCCGAGGCGCTCGCCGCGAACCGCCCCGTCCTCGCCGAGATCGTCGCGATCGCGTCCGAGGCGGGGGCGACCCCGGCGCAGCTCGCGCTCGCCTGGCTCGACGCGCGCGGCCGCGAACTCGGCGTACCGGTCGTGTCGATCCCGGGCAGCCGGAGCATCGCGCACGTCGACGAGAACCTCTCGGCGCTCGATGTCCGTCTCGGCCCGGACGTGCTCGCGCGACTCGATCCGATCGCGTCGCGCATCACGGGCGGCCGCTCGTTCGATCCCGCGTGGGTCTCGCGGGGGCGTGAGACCGCCGTGGACGACACGGCGTCGCCACACGCCTGA
- a CDS encoding YccF domain-containing protein translates to MRTLLNIIWLVLSGFWLFLGYALAGILLCIPIITIPWAIASFRIAGYALWPFGREVVAKRDAGAFSFIGNVIWVLLAGWWLAIGHIASGIALCVTIVGIPLGIADFKMIPISLAPLGREIVPVGTASAASAHRVPA, encoded by the coding sequence ATGCGCACGCTGCTCAACATCATCTGGCTCGTCCTGTCCGGGTTCTGGCTGTTCCTCGGCTACGCCCTCGCGGGCATCCTGCTGTGCATCCCGATCATCACGATCCCGTGGGCCATCGCGTCGTTCCGCATCGCGGGCTACGCGCTGTGGCCATTCGGGCGCGAGGTCGTCGCCAAGCGCGATGCCGGCGCGTTCTCCTTCATCGGCAACGTCATCTGGGTGCTCCTGGCCGGCTGGTGGCTCGCGATCGGCCACATCGCGTCCGGCATCGCACTGTGCGTCACGATCGTCGGCATCCCCCTCGGTATCGCCGACTTCAAGATGATCCCGATCTCGCTCGCTCCCCTGGGCCGCGAGATCGTGCCCGTCGGGACGGCGAGCGCGGCGAGCGCGCACCGCGTGCCCGCCTGA